A part of Anolis sagrei isolate rAnoSag1 chromosome 3, rAnoSag1.mat, whole genome shotgun sequence genomic DNA contains:
- the LOC137096705 gene encoding protein mono-ADP-ribosyltransferase PARP4-like, with protein MRQSFPPPPPQLFSQPHFALQSSGLFGSAQPHGSQEVSQFFESPKTTQSKRDLQNYQSQHLPKHKKYFHLKHAPEAASEQVLELEMVQHEAVLEMGKERAEKEPAPKDDHLKKKKKKQSKPMMKRKIFCENKQLDVIFWPRLFQLQNEDGFWELTIDLGLLFDLDVDHLVNVTLAKKGIQSLGPKGKEKLLRLIATLLVLQAVRFKQLQDLTFKSLTKLGDSPPSWALVPVKKATEWARRTELEFPVICQRLELGEDWDSATKKLLRIDTD; from the exons ATGCGTCAgagctttcctcctcctcctccacaactTTTCAGCCAGCCACATTTCGCACTACAAAGTAGTGGCCTCTTTGGTTCTGCTCAGCCTCATGGTTCTCAGGAAGTCTCACAGTTTTTTGAATCGCCCAAGACAACTCAGAGTAAAAGGGATTTGCAAAATTATCAGAGCCAACATCTACCCAAACACAAAAAGTACTTTCATCTTAAACATGCTCCTGAAGCAGCGTCAGAGCAAGTTTTAGAGCTGGAAATGGTGCAGCACGAAGCTGTTCTCGAAATGGGAAAAGAGAGAGCTGAAAAAGAACCTGCACCCAAG GATGAtcatttgaagaagaagaagaagaagcaatcaAAACCAATGATGAAAAGGAAGATCTTCTGTGAAAATAAGCAGTTAGATGTTATATTCTGGCCTCGGCTTTTTCAGCTCCAGAATGAG GATGGTTTTTGGGAGTTAACCATTGATCTTGGGTTGCTTTTCGATCTTGATGTTGATCATTTAGTCAATGTAACACTGGCCAAGAAAGGAATTCAGTCACTAG GGCCAAAGGGAAAAGAGAAGCTGTTGCGGTTGATTGCCACACTTCTGGTGCTCCAGGCTGTGCGTTTCAAGCAATTACAAGATCTCACCTTCAAATCTCTAACAAAACTCGGTGACTCTCCTCCATCATG GGCACTTGTTCCGGTAAAAAAAGCTACTGAATGGGCAAGAAGAACTGAGCTAGAATTTCCAGTTATTTGCCAGCGGCTTGAACTTGGGGAAGACTGGGATTCTGCCACTAAAAAACTACTGCGTATTGATACAGATTAG